In one Ignavibacteriota bacterium genomic region, the following are encoded:
- a CDS encoding carboxymuconolactone decarboxylase family protein, producing MGERVEQFNAFRSKMNERILKEDNRAIKRFFGVDTLTYEEGKLDIKTKEMLGLVASMVLRCDDCISYHIQRCKEEGVTNDELFEVFSVALVVGGSIVIPHLRRAVAFLDELDVK from the coding sequence ATGGGTGAACGAGTAGAACAATTTAATGCATTCCGTTCGAAAATGAACGAACGGATTTTGAAGGAGGACAACCGCGCAATCAAACGTTTCTTCGGTGTAGATACATTGACATACGAAGAAGGGAAACTCGACATCAAAACAAAAGAGATGCTCGGACTTGTCGCATCGATGGTTCTCCGTTGCGACGATTGTATTTCCTATCATATTCAACGTTGCAAAGAAGAGGGCGTAACGAACGATGAACTTTTTGAAGTGTTCAGTGTCGCGCTCGTCGTCGGAGGTTCAATAGTGATTCCGCATTTGCGGAGAGCCGTCGCATTCCTTGATGAACTTGACGTGAAGTAA
- the nuoD gene encoding NADH dehydrogenase (quinone) subunit D — MNIPITESQLKILRALENQDTTITFDDPLESDMVLNMGPQHPATHGVLRLIIRLDGETVVAAVPELGYLHRGYEKLAENMSFHEFIPHTDRLDYLSTLANNVAYVLAVEKLAGIEAPRRAQFIRVICAELARLTSHLVALGTMVMDTGAVTILLWAWREREKIQDIQDELTGVRFTTSFTRVGGLAQDMSDASLSMIKDFIQQFPEKLIECEKLVLKNRIFIQRCEGIGVISKEDAISLGWTGPNLRGSGVDHDLRRDNPYLVYNELDFHVPVYNDGDTLARFYVRLQEMRESVKIIQQCLEKMPQGPIHASNPKKVLPRKENIYGKMEELIHDFMIVNFGINPPVGEVYHAIEASKGELGFYIVSKGEGVPWRLKIRSPSFVNLQAMPLLVKGHLISDVVAIIGSIDPVMGEADK; from the coding sequence ATGAACATCCCCATCACCGAATCTCAACTAAAAATTCTTCGTGCGCTTGAGAATCAGGACACGACAATAACATTCGACGACCCGCTCGAATCGGATATGGTGTTGAACATGGGACCGCAACATCCCGCAACGCATGGTGTGCTTCGTTTGATTATCCGGCTCGATGGAGAAACTGTCGTTGCGGCAGTTCCTGAACTTGGTTACTTACATCGCGGCTACGAGAAACTCGCGGAAAATATGTCGTTCCACGAGTTCATTCCTCACACAGACCGGCTCGATTATCTTTCAACGCTTGCAAATAACGTAGCGTATGTTCTTGCCGTAGAAAAATTGGCAGGCATCGAAGCGCCGAGACGCGCGCAATTCATTCGTGTTATCTGCGCTGAACTTGCTCGCTTGACTTCGCATCTCGTAGCGCTCGGAACGATGGTGATGGATACAGGGGCGGTGACAATTTTGCTTTGGGCATGGCGCGAACGTGAGAAGATTCAGGACATTCAGGATGAACTGACAGGTGTTCGCTTCACAACAAGTTTTACTCGTGTCGGCGGATTGGCTCAGGATATGAGCGATGCTTCGCTTTCGATGATTAAGGATTTCATCCAACAGTTTCCTGAGAAATTAATCGAGTGTGAGAAGTTAGTTCTCAAGAATCGCATCTTCATACAGCGGTGCGAAGGGATTGGCGTTATTTCGAAAGAAGATGCAATAAGTCTTGGGTGGACAGGACCGAATCTTCGTGGGAGCGGCGTTGACCATGACCTGCGTCGAGATAATCCGTATCTCGTTTACAACGAACTTGATTTCCATGTCCCTGTTTATAATGACGGAGACACGCTTGCCCGCTTCTATGTTCGGTTGCAGGAAATGCGCGAGAGTGTGAAAATCATCCAACAGTGTTTGGAGAAAATGCCGCAAGGACCGATTCACGCATCGAACCCGAAGAAAGTTCTTCCGAGAAAAGAAAACATTTATGGCAAGATGGAAGAACTGATTCATGATTTCATGATTGTGAATTTCGGAATCAATCCTCCGGTCGGAGAAGTCTATCATGCAATCGAAGCCTCGAAGGGTGAACTCGGATTTTACATTGTCAGCAAAGGAGAAGGTGTTCCGTGGCGATTGAAAATCCGCTCTCCATCATTTGTTAATCTGCAAGCGATGCCGCTTCTCGTCAAAGGTCATCTCATCTCCGATGTCGTTGCAATCATCGGAAGCATTGACCCGGTGATGGGAGAGGCTGATAAGTGA
- a CDS encoding aspartate kinase produces MIVMKFGGTSTQDAKAQSNVASIIHNHVHLSPVVVISAIAKGTNYLERAGKFAEQGNSEEAIALLTELFARHYQILETNVQDSTRKKGVLDVIQHSFNELKELVRGVSILRELTPRTLDAFYCFGELLSSRLIAATCQEKGIDAVWLDTKEFMVTEANHNRAMPIMELVQEKLSVIALPLIRQGKVIVTQGFIGITQNGFRTTMGRESSDYSATIIGAALNADEIQIWTDVDGILTADPRVVSSPKKVKTMLPEEAFELSYFGAKVLHANSMLPALEKNIPVSIRNSMNPSHDGTKVTTGSNTKSCIKSIAYKNNVSVITLSPYKRYGQFIFWEHVYNILTKYDVTANVTTTSEFNVALALDSKYNLTAIVHELSSVGKITMFDRKGIVCVVGFGIQQTPEFLSRIFASLQGMKLSVISFGASKSSITLVLNEQEVEHAVRQLHREFFEGEIDVELFEQNLQE; encoded by the coding sequence ATGATTGTTATGAAGTTCGGTGGGACTTCCACTCAGGATGCAAAAGCGCAATCTAATGTTGCATCAATAATTCACAACCATGTACACCTGTCCCCTGTTGTTGTTATCTCCGCTATTGCAAAGGGAACGAATTATTTAGAACGAGCAGGAAAATTTGCAGAGCAAGGTAATTCTGAAGAAGCAATTGCACTTCTCACGGAATTGTTCGCGCGACACTACCAGATTCTCGAAACAAATGTTCAAGACTCTACTCGGAAAAAAGGAGTGCTGGATGTCATCCAGCATTCATTCAATGAATTGAAAGAACTTGTACGCGGTGTCTCGATTCTCCGCGAACTTACGCCTCGAACACTTGATGCCTTTTATTGTTTTGGTGAACTACTTTCTTCCCGCTTGATTGCCGCAACTTGTCAGGAAAAAGGTATTGATGCAGTTTGGCTGGATACGAAAGAATTTATGGTGACCGAGGCAAACCACAATCGTGCGATGCCTATTATGGAACTTGTACAGGAAAAACTATCCGTAATTGCATTGCCGTTGATTCGGCAAGGAAAAGTAATTGTTACACAAGGATTTATTGGTATTACACAAAACGGTTTTCGTACCACGATGGGGCGGGAGAGTTCTGATTATTCAGCAACAATAATCGGTGCGGCGCTCAACGCGGATGAAATTCAAATCTGGACAGATGTTGATGGAATTTTGACTGCAGACCCGCGTGTTGTTTCATCACCTAAAAAAGTAAAGACAATGTTACCCGAAGAAGCGTTTGAGTTATCCTACTTTGGAGCAAAAGTTTTACATGCGAATTCAATGCTACCCGCGTTGGAAAAAAATATTCCGGTTTCCATCCGTAATTCTATGAATCCCAGCCATGATGGGACGAAAGTGACAACCGGTTCAAACACGAAATCGTGTATAAAATCTATCGCTTACAAGAACAATGTCAGTGTCATAACACTGAGCCCTTACAAGAGATACGGGCAGTTTATTTTTTGGGAACACGTGTATAACATTCTTACCAAATACGATGTAACAGCAAACGTGACAACAACATCAGAATTTAATGTGGCTCTTGCATTAGATTCGAAATATAATCTGACAGCAATAGTACATGAATTATCTTCAGTCGGAAAAATAACAATGTTCGACAGGAAGGGAATCGTGTGTGTCGTAGGATTCGGAATTCAACAAACCCCTGAATTTCTCAGTCGAATATTTGCATCACTTCAAGGAATGAAACTTTCCGTAATTTCGTTCGGCGCTTCTAAGTCAAGCATTACCCTCGTGTTGAATGAACAGGAAGTTGAACATGCCGTTCGTCAACTTCACAGAGA
- the nuoE gene encoding NADH-quinone oxidoreductase subunit NuoE, which yields MLSEENLKKIEALKPRFQTTQALTLPVLWMIQQQHGWISSEAMQYVAQLLNVPVSHVYGVVTFYTMYNQKPVGKYHLQVCTNVSCMLNGGGELRDHVCKRLGVKLGETTSDNRFTVTEVECLGSCGTAPMMQVNDDYFENLSLEQVDELLEKLN from the coding sequence ATGTTAAGCGAAGAAAATCTTAAAAAAATCGAAGCGTTGAAACCGCGGTTTCAAACGACACAAGCATTAACACTTCCCGTCCTGTGGATGATTCAACAACAACACGGTTGGATTTCCTCCGAAGCGATGCAATATGTTGCGCAGTTGTTAAATGTGCCGGTGAGTCATGTCTATGGCGTGGTTACGTTTTACACGATGTACAACCAAAAGCCGGTCGGGAAATATCATTTACAAGTCTGCACAAATGTTTCCTGCATGTTGAACGGCGGAGGAGAGTTGCGTGACCATGTTTGTAAACGACTTGGAGTGAAACTCGGGGAAACAACATCTGACAACCGTTTTACCGTCACGGAGGTTGAATGTCTCGGTTCGTGCGGCACCGCTCCGATGATGCAAGTGAATGATGACTATTTCGAGAATCTTTCGCTTGAACAGGTAGATGAATTATTGGAGAAACTAAATTGA
- a CDS encoding SpoIIE family protein phosphatase, protein MKNPLSSLSPRGRRIYYTILVVLVLSVSVWNCLSIMVYNATGNDQCAWRNIKDSDYLLITDVVPGGVTDKAGIKNGDTLIAINGKGYGNSALNMQTVINEVPSGDFATYLVGRTTGRVETQVQIFKVFNIVYFANFFLGLGFLIVGYVVVLTKPQGAIQRMFANYSLASMLFFALVFPDIPAGSHWTKTAIIGLSAGLARIIAPPLFLRFFFYFPVQRKEFQKRWIHWTMYIVSIASIISIFFIQGQNNPLAFIPFLFPYIFYVGGLLIFAHSYFTRVDKSKRKELRPILFSAIVGIASFLYIFIIGRVNVFLIFLNPAMFIPGILIINVPIAFGYSIFHYRLMDIDLIIKRSLIYGTVTAALASIYLFIVFGVGSLLTYFMGTEENKLVNALALISIALVFEPVKKRTQALVDRKFYQERYNYQKALLEFSQELPRLMNLEQILNSIVNRISTTMHVEKISVVLCDEKEGCSSVSKNIPEQYSKFIQSQNGLIELLKKTKHPQSFGLLAEEPDSVPLSDEDKEKILHSGVVLSVPMFLQDRLIGTINVGPKMSGKVYSQEDIDLLSTVASQAAIAIENGRLHLSELEKQKMEEQLEIARKIQQSLLPKRSPKIERLDISGLSLPALSVGGDYFDYIQLGPKKLLVVVADVSGKGMSAALYMSKIQGMIQLASHMYESPRDMLIHVNRRLYEGIERKSFITMVLALFDLENNTVQICRAGHNKAIIGTNGKFDYLSSKGIGLGLERGPIFEQSLEEVKRPLEADSLFFFYSDGLSEAMNEQQVLFGEDTICNLVETNRKRSASELQDELMRSVQHFQGSAEQHDDITFVVVKYN, encoded by the coding sequence ATGAAGAATCCTTTATCATCCCTTTCGCCACGCGGAAGACGCATTTACTATACCATACTTGTGGTTCTTGTTCTTTCCGTGAGTGTGTGGAATTGCCTTTCCATTATGGTCTATAATGCTACCGGCAACGACCAGTGTGCGTGGAGAAATATTAAAGATTCAGACTATTTACTTATTACCGATGTGGTCCCCGGCGGAGTCACTGATAAAGCGGGAATAAAAAACGGTGACACGCTGATTGCAATAAATGGGAAGGGCTATGGAAACTCTGCGCTGAACATGCAGACAGTAATTAATGAAGTCCCTTCAGGAGATTTTGCAACGTACCTTGTCGGTCGAACAACAGGACGTGTTGAAACTCAAGTACAGATTTTCAAAGTATTTAACATTGTTTATTTTGCAAACTTCTTTCTCGGACTGGGATTCCTTATTGTCGGATATGTTGTTGTGCTCACCAAACCACAAGGCGCAATCCAACGTATGTTTGCAAACTACAGTCTTGCTTCGATGTTATTCTTTGCGTTAGTCTTTCCTGATATTCCTGCCGGAAGTCATTGGACGAAAACTGCAATCATCGGGTTATCTGCCGGATTAGCACGCATCATCGCGCCACCGCTCTTTTTACGATTCTTCTTCTACTTCCCCGTCCAAAGAAAAGAATTTCAAAAACGATGGATTCATTGGACAATGTACATTGTAAGTATTGCTTCGATTATCAGCATCTTCTTTATTCAAGGACAAAATAATCCATTAGCGTTCATACCATTCCTTTTTCCGTATATATTTTATGTCGGTGGCTTGTTGATTTTCGCTCACAGTTATTTCACCCGTGTAGATAAATCAAAACGAAAAGAACTCCGCCCGATTCTCTTTTCCGCCATCGTCGGGATTGCCTCATTCCTCTACATTTTTATTATCGGTCGGGTCAATGTGTTTTTGATTTTCCTCAATCCCGCGATGTTTATTCCGGGAATCCTCATCATCAACGTTCCGATTGCATTTGGCTACAGTATTTTCCATTATCGCCTTATGGACATTGATTTGATTATCAAACGAAGTTTGATTTATGGAACGGTCACTGCCGCGCTTGCTTCCATTTATCTCTTTATCGTGTTTGGCGTTGGAAGTCTATTAACTTATTTCATGGGAACGGAGGAAAACAAACTCGTCAACGCACTCGCTCTGATTTCCATTGCGTTGGTGTTTGAACCGGTCAAAAAACGAACACAAGCGTTAGTGGATAGAAAGTTTTATCAGGAGCGTTACAACTATCAAAAGGCGTTGCTTGAATTCAGCCAGGAACTCCCGCGACTGATGAACCTTGAACAAATCCTGAACTCAATTGTTAATCGAATCTCAACGACGATGCACGTCGAGAAGATTTCCGTCGTCTTATGTGATGAAAAAGAAGGATGTTCCTCTGTCTCCAAAAATATTCCTGAGCAATACTCGAAGTTCATTCAAAGCCAGAACGGCCTCATCGAGTTACTAAAGAAAACAAAACATCCGCAGTCATTCGGATTATTGGCAGAAGAACCCGATTCAGTTCCTCTTTCGGATGAAGATAAAGAGAAAATACTACACTCAGGTGTCGTCCTTTCAGTTCCGATGTTTTTGCAAGATAGATTGATTGGAACTATCAATGTTGGACCAAAAATGTCGGGTAAAGTCTATTCACAAGAAGATATTGATTTGCTCTCGACTGTTGCAAGTCAGGCGGCGATAGCGATTGAAAACGGACGTCTTCATCTTTCTGAACTTGAAAAACAAAAAATGGAAGAGCAACTTGAAATCGCGAGAAAGATTCAGCAAAGTCTTCTTCCAAAACGAAGCCCGAAAATCGAACGGCTCGATATTTCAGGACTTTCACTTCCGGCGCTTTCTGTCGGAGGCGATTACTTCGATTACATTCAACTCGGTCCGAAAAAACTTCTCGTTGTCGTTGCCGATGTTTCCGGCAAAGGAATGTCTGCCGCATTGTACATGTCAAAGATCCAAGGGATGATACAACTTGCATCGCACATGTACGAGTCGCCGCGTGATATGCTCATTCATGTCAACCGACGGCTGTATGAAGGAATTGAGCGTAAATCGTTTATCACGATGGTGCTTGCATTGTTTGATTTGGAAAACAACACCGTGCAAATTTGCCGCGCAGGACACAATAAGGCAATCATCGGCACAAACGGTAAGTTTGATTATCTCAGTTCCAAAGGAATCGGGCTTGGCTTGGAACGAGGACCGATTTTCGAACAAAGTCTGGAAGAAGTGAAACGTCCGCTTGAGGCAGATTCATTGTTCTTCTTTTATTCCGACGGACTTTCTGAAGCAATGAACGAACAACAAGTGTTGTTCGGTGAAGATACAATTTGTAACTTGGTAGAAACAAACCGCAAGCGCTCTGCCTCGGAACTTCAAGATGAGTTGATGCGTTCTGTTCAACACTTCCAAGGTTCGGCAGAACAGCACGATGATATTACGTTTGTAGTTGTAAAGTATAATTGA
- a CDS encoding PAS domain S-box protein, whose protein sequence is MNSLPKLSASLREQLLLSLIHSTLDFCFVTNAKRTIQFVNPTVLSRTGFQEDELLGKKDTMLLRKEHRAAYTSHVFKHLTETGEWLGELSFITKQHETLQLIAAVSAMYDTNGKFAGSIVVGHDIKQETIAEQRSWKSDSQLQQIFNAMKDAVLLLDRKGRIVMTNEAFCRMFGCQQEECVGMQLSNSWLDTSEQKHLKQAFKIVEREGTLANYLLTGTKSDNAKIILSCSFSQLKKNTGTKVTYIVSLRDVTNVHYSDELSKTNERLDRLTSEVHLKTSMLEALNEIHRLVLKNASVEKIFRAIIENIRKILVHDLAGIYVFHPDTKEFVPHTMSKQTEFSKLLAQLPLRLGEGIIGTVAKSGKMILVNNAQNDPRSKYPPGMKPEKEHFIAAPLKDKDSLYGILVVARHRNPEFIEEEAQLLKSFADATTIALENVRLVRQTWSESVKKRLSK, encoded by the coding sequence ATGAACAGCCTCCCCAAGCTGAGTGCGTCGTTGCGGGAACAATTGCTTCTCAGTCTCATTCATTCCACACTCGATTTTTGTTTCGTTACTAATGCGAAACGAACAATTCAATTTGTTAATCCAACTGTTCTGTCAAGAACGGGATTTCAGGAGGATGAATTGCTGGGCAAAAAAGATACAATGCTCTTAAGAAAAGAACACCGAGCCGCGTACACCTCACACGTGTTCAAACATCTAACGGAAACAGGCGAATGGCTGGGCGAACTTTCATTCATTACAAAGCAACATGAGACATTACAATTGATCGCGGCGGTCAGTGCAATGTATGATACGAATGGTAAGTTCGCGGGAAGTATTGTTGTCGGGCATGACATCAAACAAGAAACAATCGCAGAGCAACGCTCATGGAAATCCGATTCGCAGTTGCAGCAGATTTTTAATGCGATGAAGGATGCTGTGTTACTTCTCGATAGGAAAGGGAGAATTGTTATGACGAATGAAGCATTCTGCCGAATGTTCGGTTGCCAGCAAGAAGAATGTGTGGGTATGCAACTGAGCAATTCGTGGCTTGATACATCGGAGCAAAAACATTTGAAGCAGGCATTCAAAATTGTGGAGCGGGAAGGAACGCTTGCCAATTATTTATTGACAGGAACAAAGAGTGATAACGCAAAAATTATTTTGAGTTGTTCTTTTTCTCAGTTGAAAAAAAATACGGGAACAAAAGTTACCTATATCGTTTCGCTCCGAGATGTGACGAACGTTCATTACTCGGATGAACTAAGCAAAACAAATGAACGCTTGGATAGACTCACATCGGAGGTTCACCTAAAAACATCAATGCTTGAGGCGTTGAATGAGATTCACCGTCTCGTACTGAAAAATGCATCGGTTGAAAAAATATTTCGTGCGATTATTGAGAACATAAGAAAAATACTTGTTCACGACCTGGCAGGAATTTATGTATTTCATCCCGACACAAAAGAGTTTGTTCCACATACCATGTCGAAGCAAACAGAATTTTCAAAACTCCTTGCTCAGCTTCCTTTACGATTGGGGGAAGGAATCATCGGCACGGTAGCGAAATCCGGGAAGATGATTCTGGTGAATAATGCGCAAAATGATCCTCGCTCGAAATATCCTCCCGGCATGAAACCGGAAAAAGAGCATTTTATCGCCGCGCCGTTGAAAGACAAAGATTCATTGTATGGAATATTGGTTGTTGCGCGCCACCGAAATCCTGAATTTATCGAGGAGGAAGCACAACTCTTAAAATCCTTTGCTGATGCTACCACAATAGCCCTGGAAAATGTACGCCTCGTACGTCAGACTTGGAGTGAATCAGTGAAGAAACGACTTAGTAAATGA
- the nuoF gene encoding NADH-quinone oxidoreductase subunit NuoF — protein sequence MNMTEFEKIILTEIPNLHKIDVYEQHGGYSALRKVLGMTPDAVIDEVKKSNLRGRGGACFPAGLKWSFMPKVSSKPKYLCANGDESEPGTFKDRQIFEYNPHVFIEGALIEAYAIGAQMVYVYIRGEYKKWIDLLQVAIDDAYQKGYIGQNILGSGFTTHIQVYRGAGAYICGEESSLMNSVEGGRGYPRVKPPFPAQSGMWGCPTTINNIETISNVPAIINRGWEWYSKIGAPKHPGPLLYGISGHVNKPGVFELPTGVLLTDLIYNYCGGVKNGKNIKAVIPGGSSTMWLRGEELEGVRMDADSLKAVGTSIGTAGVIVMDEDTDVIKVLTRIAHFYHHESCGQCTPCREGTGWMEKILRRFLAGEGTLQDIDLLLDVANNIEGNTICALGDAAAWPVQSVIKKFRGEFEKRAKKSPSVTRYVKPPHLVEVTAV from the coding sequence ATGAACATGACAGAATTTGAAAAAATAATCCTTACTGAAATTCCCAATCTTCACAAGATTGATGTCTATGAACAACACGGGGGATATTCCGCGCTCCGAAAAGTGCTGGGAATGACTCCCGATGCAGTCATTGATGAAGTGAAGAAATCAAACCTGCGCGGTCGGGGCGGCGCGTGTTTTCCTGCCGGGTTGAAGTGGTCGTTCATGCCGAAAGTTTCTTCGAAGCCAAAATATCTCTGCGCAAACGGAGATGAAAGCGAACCGGGAACATTCAAGGACAGACAAATCTTCGAATACAATCCACATGTGTTTATCGAAGGCGCATTGATTGAGGCGTATGCCATTGGCGCGCAAATGGTGTATGTTTACATCCGCGGCGAATATAAAAAGTGGATTGACCTGCTTCAGGTTGCAATTGATGATGCGTATCAGAAAGGATACATCGGACAGAACATCCTCGGTTCAGGATTCACTACTCATATACAAGTTTATCGTGGTGCAGGCGCGTACATTTGCGGCGAAGAATCTTCTCTGATGAATTCAGTTGAAGGTGGTCGCGGTTACCCGCGAGTGAAGCCGCCGTTTCCTGCACAATCAGGAATGTGGGGTTGTCCGACAACCATCAACAATATTGAAACAATCAGTAACGTTCCTGCGATTATCAATCGCGGGTGGGAATGGTACTCGAAGATTGGCGCACCGAAACATCCTGGTCCGTTATTGTATGGAATTAGTGGGCACGTGAATAAGCCGGGAGTGTTTGAGTTGCCAACCGGAGTTCTTCTCACAGATTTGATTTACAATTACTGCGGTGGAGTGAAAAACGGAAAGAACATCAAAGCAGTTATTCCCGGCGGCTCATCAACGATGTGGTTGCGAGGCGAAGAACTTGAAGGAGTTCGGATGGATGCGGACTCGCTCAAAGCAGTCGGCACTTCGATTGGAACTGCAGGTGTGATTGTGATGGATGAAGATACGGATGTCATTAAAGTTCTGACACGCATTGCACATTTCTATCACCATGAATCGTGCGGACAATGTACGCCCTGCCGCGAAGGAACAGGGTGGATGGAGAAAATTCTCAGGAGATTTCTCGCAGGTGAAGGAACTCTGCAGGATATTGATTTGCTTCTCGATGTTGCGAACAACATTGAAGGAAATACAATCTGCGCTCTCGGCGATGCCGCCGCATGGCCCGTGCAAAGTGTGATTAAAAAATTCAGAGGTGAGTTTGAGAAGAGGGCGAAGAAATCACCAAGCGTTACGCGATATGTGAAGCCGCCGCATTTGGTGGAAGTGACTGCGGTTTAG